The proteins below come from a single Danio aesculapii chromosome 23, fDanAes4.1, whole genome shotgun sequence genomic window:
- the zgc:103759 gene encoding U8 snoRNA-decapping enzyme: protein MAEEKMTRDEALARQGYRHACHVMLYGDSSAKLFGKIPIKHIVLMQMRFDGLLGFPGGLVNPSEETLEAGLSRELHEEVGVAVPVGVDDHMSSCVSSSCPRLITHFYIKKMTEAELKEIERAAVAKATDHGLEVLGMVRVPLYFLKKGGGLPYFLSHSFISNSRAQLLSALCHCRLLSHGELEEAVRQAEQMRRTHSDDPR, encoded by the exons ATGGCGGAAGAGAAGATGACGAGGGATGAAGCATTGGCACGTCAGGGCTACAGACACGCGTGTCACGTCATGCTGTATGGAGACTCCAGTGCCAAACTCTTCGGAAAAATCCCAATCAAACATATAGTTCTG ATGCAGATGCGCTTTGATGGCTTGCTGGGCTTTCCAGGGGG TTTAGTGAACCCGTCCGAGGAGACGCTGGAGGCGGGGCTTAGCAGAGAGCTTCATGAAGAAGTGGGCGTGGCTGTGCCGGTGGGCGTGGACGACCACATGTCCTCCTGTGTATCTTCATCATGCCCTCGTCTCATCACACACTTCTACATCAAGAAGATGACCGAGGCAGAGCTGAAAGAGATAGAGAGAGCGGCTGTAGCCAAAGCCACAGACCACGGTTTAGAG GTATTGGGTATGGTGCGTGTGCCGCTCTACTTCCTGAAGAAGGGAGGTGGTCTCCCCTACTTCCTGTCCCACTCGTTCATCAGTAACTCTCGGGCGCAGCTGCTCTCTGCCCTGTGCCACTGCAGGCTGCTGTCCCATGGGGAGCTGGAGGAGGCTGTAAGGCAAGCGGAGCAGATGAGACGCACACACAGCGATGATCCTCGCTGA